A section of the Leminorella richardii genome encodes:
- a CDS encoding fimbrial protein: protein MKKITVIALATLSLSYVTAANANNTVKFMGEVSTQTCAVDINGVSSNPIVLLPTVPASSLSTQGLTAGETTFTVNLTGCTSESSATTVKTVFVGYNVTSNGNLGNTGSATDVSIRLLDSDGSTPLDFTSGFATTSEMTLASGATSTSQELTAKYYAESGSISAGSVITSAQYAITYP from the coding sequence ATGAAAAAAATAACAGTTATCGCTTTAGCCACACTTTCACTCTCATACGTAACAGCCGCTAACGCCAATAATACCGTTAAATTTATGGGTGAAGTCAGCACTCAAACCTGTGCTGTCGACATCAACGGTGTTTCAAGTAATCCTATCGTATTACTACCTACTGTTCCCGCCAGCTCATTATCAACTCAGGGGCTAACTGCTGGTGAAACGACGTTTACGGTAAATCTGACCGGCTGTACGTCAGAAAGTAGCGCAACAACGGTTAAAACCGTTTTTGTGGGTTACAACGTGACCAGCAACGGTAACTTGGGCAATACTGGCAGTGCGACTGACGTCTCCATTAGACTGCTAGACTCCGATGGTTCTACCCCTCTTGATTTCACTTCTGGATTTGCTACCACATCAGAAATGACATTGGCCAGCGGTGCGACCTCTACATCTCAAGAGCTAACTGCAAAGTACTATGCTGAGAGTGGCTCTATATCCGCAGGTTCGGTGATTACTAGCGCGCAATACGCTATCACTTATCC